In Neorhizobium sp. NCHU2750, a single genomic region encodes these proteins:
- a CDS encoding acyl carrier protein, with protein MGVTATFDKVADIIAETSEIDRETITPESHTIDDLGIDSLDFLDIVFAIDKEFGIKIPLEQWTQEVNEGKVSTEEYFVLKNLCAKIDELRAAKG; from the coding sequence ATGGGCGTGACTGCTACATTCGACAAAGTTGCTGATATCATTGCTGAAACGAGCGAAATTGATCGCGAAACGATCACTCCGGAAAGCCATACGATCGACGATCTCGGCATCGACAGCCTCGATTTCCTCGACATCGTATTCGCGATCGACAAGGAATTCGGCATCAAGATCCCGCTCGAGCAGTGGACCCAGGAAGTCAACGAGGGCAAGGTTTCGACGGAAGAATATTTCGTCCTGAAAAACCTCTGTGCCAAGATCGACGAGCTGAGAGCGGCCAAGGGCTGA
- a CDS encoding TSUP family transporter — MTDIAFQFLLVLFLAACFAGFVDSIAGGGGLITIPVLLIVGIPPLQAIATNKLQSQFAAASATIAYARKGHINLHSQLPMALMAMAGGACGALLASVVPASVLAGAIPFLLIAIALFFALKPNLADADGHRRVPPFVFGITVVPLVGLYDGVFGPGAGSFYMLGFVLLAGFGLLKATANTKLINFGSNFGSFLVFAVTGSILWKVGLMMGVGQFIGAQIGSGLAMKKGAKLIKPLLVISCLALAAKLLADPGHPVRVWLGW; from the coding sequence GTGACCGATATCGCCTTCCAGTTCCTCCTCGTTCTGTTTCTCGCCGCCTGTTTTGCCGGCTTCGTCGATTCGATTGCCGGTGGCGGTGGGCTGATCACCATCCCCGTGCTTTTGATCGTCGGCATACCGCCGCTCCAGGCGATCGCCACCAACAAGCTGCAGTCGCAGTTTGCCGCAGCTTCGGCGACCATCGCCTATGCGCGCAAGGGCCATATCAACCTGCACAGCCAGTTGCCGATGGCTCTCATGGCCATGGCCGGGGGCGCCTGTGGAGCGCTGCTTGCATCTGTGGTGCCGGCATCGGTGCTTGCGGGTGCCATCCCCTTCCTCCTGATCGCGATTGCGCTGTTCTTCGCGCTGAAGCCCAATCTTGCGGATGCCGACGGTCACCGCCGCGTGCCCCCCTTCGTCTTCGGCATCACCGTCGTCCCGCTGGTCGGGCTCTATGACGGCGTTTTCGGACCGGGCGCGGGCTCCTTCTACATGCTGGGCTTCGTGCTTCTGGCAGGCTTCGGGCTATTGAAGGCAACGGCGAATACGAAGCTGATCAATTTCGGCTCGAATTTCGGCTCGTTCCTGGTGTTTGCCGTCACCGGCTCCATCCTCTGGAAGGTCGGGCTGATGATGGGTGTCGGCCAGTTCATCGGAGCGCAGATCGGCTCGGGGCTTGCGATGAAGAAAGGCGCCAAGCTGATCAAGCCGCTGCTGGTGATCTCCTGCCTGGCGCTGGCGGCAAAGCTGCTTGCAGATCCCGGCCATCCCGTGCGCGTCTGGCTCGGCTGGTGA
- a CDS encoding 3-hydroxyacyl-ACP dehydratase FabZ family protein yields MLLEYFQMIDRVETLDLEGKTLTARSTVPAKSPVFEGHFPGMPLVPGVLLIETMAQASGMLVLAATDFAAMPFLMSVDGAKMRAFVEPEAVLDIEAFLEHEGSGYAVTKAKISSGGKKVCDAQLKLRTMPFSDIPLGPIVRKRAEEVGLVAAMKAGG; encoded by the coding sequence ATGCTGCTTGAATATTTCCAGATGATCGATCGGGTGGAAACGCTCGATCTTGAAGGAAAGACGCTGACGGCCCGTTCGACGGTGCCGGCGAAGAGCCCCGTATTCGAGGGGCATTTTCCCGGCATGCCGCTCGTTCCGGGCGTGCTTCTCATCGAAACCATGGCGCAGGCCTCCGGCATGCTGGTGCTTGCTGCCACGGATTTTGCCGCCATGCCCTTCCTGATGTCCGTCGATGGCGCCAAGATGCGCGCTTTCGTCGAGCCCGAAGCCGTACTCGACATAGAGGCGTTTCTCGAGCACGAGGGTTCGGGTTATGCCGTCACCAAGGCGAAGATCTCGTCGGGTGGCAAGAAGGTCTGTGATGCCCAGCTGAAGCTGCGCACCATGCCGTTTTCCGACATCCCGCTCGGCCCGATCGTCCGCAAGCGCGCGGAGGAAGTGGGGCTGGTCGCGGCGATGAAGGCCGGTGGTTGA
- a CDS encoding beta-ketoacyl-ACP synthase, whose amino-acid sequence MSDNRFTDHLGRPLVAVTGMGVITSLGQGLADNWSALTSGTSGIHKITRFPTDGLSTRISGTVDFIAIPAVNAVERSFAFARETTKEALAQAGLSGDFEGPLFLAAPPVEPEWEDRFALADRAPPAKAEGDVYERFLAAMREKPDPVFLEAVQFGSISERLADTFGTRGLPVTLSTACASGATAIQLGVEAIRQGRTDRALVAATDGSVSVEALVRFSLLSALSTQNDPPEKASKPFSKDRDGFVIAEGAATLILESVESALARGAKVLGIIKGLGEKADHFHRTRSSPDGAPAIATIRAALEDAGMDEGGIGYINAHGTSTPENDKMEYGSMLAVFGDRLKNIPASSNKSMIGHTLTAAGAVEAVFSIQTMLTGTLPPTINYVNPDPTIELDVVPNVKRDGQPKAVLSNSFGFGGQNASLVMTLEPV is encoded by the coding sequence ATGAGTGACAATCGCTTCACTGATCATCTTGGTCGCCCGCTCGTGGCCGTTACCGGCATGGGCGTCATCACCTCGCTCGGGCAGGGTCTCGCCGACAACTGGTCTGCGCTGACCTCCGGCACCTCGGGCATTCACAAGATCACCCGTTTCCCGACCGACGGCCTGTCGACCCGCATCAGCGGCACGGTGGATTTCATCGCCATCCCCGCCGTCAATGCGGTCGAACGCTCCTTTGCCTTCGCGCGTGAAACGACCAAGGAAGCGCTGGCCCAGGCCGGCCTTTCGGGTGACTTCGAAGGCCCGCTGTTTCTTGCCGCGCCGCCGGTCGAGCCCGAATGGGAAGACCGTTTCGCGCTCGCCGACCGTGCCCCGCCGGCCAAGGCCGAAGGCGACGTCTATGAGCGTTTCCTCGCCGCCATGCGCGAAAAGCCCGATCCGGTCTTTCTCGAAGCCGTCCAGTTCGGCTCGATCTCCGAGCGTCTCGCCGACACTTTCGGCACCCGCGGCCTGCCGGTAACGCTGTCGACCGCCTGTGCTTCGGGCGCCACCGCGATCCAGCTCGGCGTCGAGGCGATCCGCCAGGGCCGCACTGACCGTGCGCTCGTGGCTGCCACCGATGGTTCCGTCAGCGTCGAGGCGCTGGTGCGCTTCTCGCTTCTCTCGGCGCTTTCGACCCAGAACGACCCGCCGGAAAAGGCTTCCAAGCCCTTCAGCAAGGATCGTGACGGTTTCGTCATCGCCGAAGGGGCTGCGACTTTAATTCTGGAATCGGTGGAATCCGCTCTTGCGCGCGGCGCCAAGGTTCTCGGCATCATCAAGGGGCTCGGCGAAAAGGCCGACCATTTCCACCGCACCCGGTCTTCGCCGGACGGCGCGCCGGCCATCGCCACGATCCGTGCGGCGCTCGAAGATGCCGGCATGGATGAGGGTGGTATCGGCTATATCAACGCCCACGGCACCTCGACGCCTGAAAACGACAAGATGGAATACGGTTCCATGCTCGCCGTCTTCGGCGACCGGCTGAAGAACATCCCGGCCTCGTCCAACAAGTCCATGATCGGTCATACGCTGACGGCCGCTGGTGCTGTCGAGGCGGTGTTCTCGATCCAGACGATGCTGACGGGAACGCTGCCGCCGACCATCAACTACGTCAATCCCGATCCGACGATCGAGCTCGACGTGGTGCCGAACGTGAAGCGCGACGGACAGCCCAAGGCCGTCCTGTCCAATTCCTTCGGCTTCGGCGGCCAGAACGCCAGCCTTGTCATGACGCTGGAACCGGTCTAA
- a CDS encoding proline/glycine betaine ABC transporter permease gives MAICEILPRALCRFPAISDSYIRDARKVIDDGFKGLVREYGSIIDIIVRPLQWFLNYLEKLFTSSPWTVVLIVMLLVVYFGSRSIRITIGTAIGMIFIGIFGLWEDTMTTLAIVTVSTLIAIIIGLPIGILMARSDRIQGVINPILDVMQTMPSFVYLIPVVVIFGIGKVPGLIAVVIYAVPPMIRLTNLGIRLVDKEVLEAADAFGSSAGQKLWNVQMPLALPTIMAGINQTIMMSLAMVVVASMVGVGGLGRNTLQAINNQFFTFGFLNGFALVAIAIIFDRTSQAFGKRLQRHSEVVHG, from the coding sequence ATGGCGATCTGCGAGATCCTGCCGCGAGCCCTCTGTAGGTTCCCGGCCATCAGCGACAGCTATATTCGCGATGCGCGCAAGGTGATCGACGACGGCTTCAAGGGGCTTGTCCGCGAATATGGCAGCATCATCGACATCATCGTGCGGCCGCTGCAATGGTTCCTGAACTATCTTGAAAAGCTGTTCACCAGTTCACCCTGGACGGTGGTGCTGATCGTCATGCTGCTGGTCGTCTATTTCGGCAGCCGCAGCATCCGCATCACCATCGGCACCGCGATCGGGATGATCTTCATCGGCATTTTCGGCCTGTGGGAAGACACGATGACGACGCTCGCGATCGTCACGGTGTCAACCCTCATCGCCATCATCATCGGGCTTCCCATCGGCATCCTGATGGCCCGCTCGGACCGGATCCAGGGCGTCATCAACCCGATCCTCGACGTGATGCAGACGATGCCGAGCTTCGTCTACCTGATCCCGGTCGTCGTCATCTTCGGCATCGGCAAGGTGCCGGGCCTCATCGCGGTTGTCATCTATGCCGTGCCGCCGATGATCCGGCTAACCAATCTCGGCATAAGGCTGGTCGACAAGGAAGTGCTGGAGGCGGCCGATGCTTTCGGTTCCTCAGCCGGGCAGAAGCTCTGGAACGTGCAGATGCCGCTCGCCCTGCCGACGATCATGGCCGGCATCAACCAGACGATCATGATGTCGCTCGCCATGGTGGTGGTCGCCTCGATGGTGGGTGTCGGCGGGCTCGGCAGAAATACGCTGCAGGCGATCAACAACCAGTTCTTCACCTTCGGCTTCCTCAACGGCTTCGCACTGGTGGCGATCGCCATCATCTTCGACCGCACCAGCCAGGCGTTCGGCAAGCGGCTTCAGCGTCATTCGGAGGTGGTGCATGGCTAG
- the cobU gene encoding bifunctional adenosylcobinamide kinase/adenosylcobinamide-phosphate guanylyltransferase has product MILSGKSALVLGGARSGKSAFSERLAIATGLERHYIATGRAYDDEMRARIATHREERGPSWITHEQPLDLVGALKAIDAAGHVILVDCLTLWVTNLMMEEADIPAQAMSLVEQIKASRATVVLVSNEVGLGIVPENRMAREFRDHAGRLHQQIAAVADEVFFVAAGLPLRMKG; this is encoded by the coding sequence ATGATCCTTTCCGGCAAGTCGGCGCTCGTCCTGGGTGGCGCGCGTTCAGGCAAATCCGCCTTTTCCGAGCGGTTGGCGATCGCGACCGGTCTTGAACGCCATTATATCGCGACCGGCCGCGCCTATGACGACGAGATGCGGGCCCGTATCGCAACGCATCGAGAAGAGCGGGGACCGTCCTGGATCACCCATGAGCAGCCGCTCGATCTCGTCGGCGCGCTGAAGGCGATCGATGCGGCCGGCCATGTGATACTGGTCGACTGCCTGACGCTCTGGGTCACCAATCTGATGATGGAAGAGGCCGACATTCCGGCACAGGCCATGTCGCTGGTCGAACAGATCAAGGCATCGCGCGCCACCGTCGTCCTCGTCTCCAACGAGGTCGGCCTCGGCATCGTGCCGGAAAATCGCATGGCGCGTGAATTCCGCGACCATGCCGGGCGTCTGCATCAGCAGATCGCAGCGGTGGCCGACGAGGTATTTTTCGTCGCGGCCGGGCTGCCCCTCAGGATGAAGGGCTGA
- a CDS encoding Crp/Fnr family transcriptional regulator: MEAQLKIVDIHEIPLICRGCEARHAGVCSTLTPAQLSELNKHSQRRAVEAGTELIGQGQQVSSYSNILKGVVKLSKIMADGRQQIVGLQFAPDFMGRPFLSESLMAAEAATDTELCVLPRKILERMICESAELGSRLHNQALTELDEARDWMLTLGRKSAREKVASLIVLVAAHAEPDRLGACAFELPLSRADIADFLGLTIETVSRQMTKLRKDGLIHIENNRQVYVPDLDRLATAAGGD, from the coding sequence ATGGAAGCACAGCTGAAGATCGTGGACATTCACGAGATACCGCTGATTTGTCGCGGCTGCGAGGCCCGTCATGCCGGCGTCTGTTCGACGCTGACACCCGCCCAGCTTTCCGAACTGAACAAGCACAGCCAGAGGCGAGCGGTGGAGGCCGGTACGGAACTGATCGGCCAGGGCCAGCAGGTTTCGTCCTATTCCAACATCCTCAAGGGCGTCGTGAAGCTTTCCAAGATCATGGCGGACGGCCGCCAGCAGATCGTCGGCCTGCAGTTTGCGCCGGACTTCATGGGACGGCCGTTTCTCAGCGAAAGCCTGATGGCGGCCGAAGCCGCCACCGATACCGAGCTCTGTGTCTTGCCGCGCAAGATCCTCGAGCGAATGATCTGCGAATCGGCCGAACTCGGCAGCCGGCTGCACAACCAGGCGCTGACCGAACTGGATGAGGCCCGCGACTGGATGCTGACGCTCGGCCGCAAGTCGGCGCGCGAGAAGGTGGCCAGCCTGATCGTTCTGGTCGCCGCCCATGCCGAACCCGACCGGCTCGGCGCCTGCGCCTTCGAACTGCCGCTGTCACGCGCCGACATTGCCGATTTCCTCGGCCTGACGATCGAGACGGTGAGCCGGCAAATGACCAAGCTGCGCAAGGACGGGCTCATCCATATCGAGAACAACCGGCAGGTCTACGTGCCGGATCTCGACCGCCTGGCGACGGCGGCCGGCGGCGACTGA
- a CDS encoding nucleoside hydrolase has translation MIKVIFDTDPGVDDAMALLYLHRHPDIDLVGVTTVFGNAPIEITTRNAQFLHKAWKIGAPIAGGAAKPYDDGRDGGHFATIVHGEDGLGNIGVPLEIDHPVDPRHAAQFIVDTVKADPGNVTLVAVGPMTNLALALKADPEIASLVKEVVVMGGAFDVNGNVTPAAEANIYNDPEAADAVFTAPWKVTLIGLDVTMQTTMSSDYLAKMVEAGPSELKLLSELSQFYIDFYRQRVGLDGMALHDSCACVYLTEPHLFDVRSGPVRVVCGGLADGKTIQAPDDGRKYVGSAWDGVPSQVVCTGIRADEIREAIRTVLVEGRAPARA, from the coding sequence ATGATCAAGGTCATATTCGATACCGACCCCGGCGTGGACGACGCCATGGCGCTTCTCTACCTGCATCGCCATCCGGATATCGACCTTGTCGGCGTCACCACCGTGTTCGGCAATGCTCCGATCGAGATTACCACCCGCAATGCGCAATTCCTCCACAAGGCCTGGAAGATCGGTGCGCCGATCGCCGGCGGTGCAGCGAAGCCCTATGACGATGGCCGCGATGGCGGACATTTCGCCACGATCGTTCATGGGGAAGACGGTCTCGGCAATATCGGTGTACCGCTCGAAATCGATCATCCCGTCGACCCGCGCCATGCCGCACAATTCATCGTCGACACGGTGAAGGCTGACCCGGGCAATGTCACGCTCGTGGCCGTTGGTCCGATGACCAATCTGGCGTTGGCGTTGAAGGCAGACCCGGAGATCGCCTCGCTGGTGAAGGAAGTGGTCGTCATGGGCGGCGCCTTCGACGTCAACGGTAACGTCACCCCGGCGGCCGAGGCCAATATCTACAATGATCCGGAAGCGGCCGATGCCGTCTTCACCGCCCCGTGGAAGGTGACGCTGATCGGCCTCGATGTGACAATGCAGACCACCATGTCATCGGATTATCTGGCAAAGATGGTGGAGGCGGGGCCTTCTGAACTGAAACTGCTGTCCGAACTGTCGCAATTCTACATCGATTTCTATCGCCAGCGGGTCGGTCTCGACGGCATGGCGCTGCACGACAGCTGTGCCTGCGTCTATTTGACCGAGCCGCATCTCTTCGACGTCAGGAGCGGACCGGTTCGCGTCGTCTGCGGCGGTCTGGCGGACGGCAAGACCATCCAGGCACCAGACGATGGCCGCAAATATGTCGGCAGCGCCTGGGACGGCGTGCCGAGCCAGGTCGTCTGTACGGGCATACGTGCAGATGAGATCCGCGAGGCGATCCGCACCGTTCTGGTGGAAGGTCGCGCCCCGGCGCGCGCCTGA
- a CDS encoding ABC transporter substrate-binding protein has product MKKLLAYAAFAAGLYAFAGAAHAECGSVSIAEMNWASAGVAANVDKIILEEGYGCSVELVTGDTMPTFTSMNEKAQPDMAPEFWVNAVRTPLDAAVKEGRLIEAAEILADGAVEGWWIPKFLADKHPDIKTVQDALKHPDLFPAPEDPSKGAVTNCPSGWNCQVSTANLYKALGAKDKGFDLIDTGSAAGLDGSIASAFEKKTGWLGYYWAPTAILGKYEMVKLSFDVPHDKADWDACTAVPDCPNPKVNSYPTSQAFTVVTKQFADKAGVAMDYVKARKWTNATVNSILAWQTDNQGTNADAAKHFLETMPEVWTKWVAPDVAEKVKASL; this is encoded by the coding sequence ATGAAAAAACTCCTCGCTTACGCCGCGTTCGCGGCCGGTCTTTATGCCTTTGCCGGTGCCGCCCATGCCGAATGCGGTTCCGTTTCCATTGCCGAAATGAACTGGGCGTCCGCCGGCGTGGCCGCCAATGTCGACAAGATCATTCTCGAAGAAGGTTACGGCTGCTCCGTCGAGCTCGTTACCGGCGACACGATGCCGACCTTCACCTCGATGAACGAAAAGGCCCAGCCGGACATGGCGCCGGAATTCTGGGTCAATGCCGTTCGCACGCCGCTCGATGCCGCCGTCAAGGAAGGCCGGCTGATCGAGGCCGCCGAAATCCTTGCCGATGGTGCCGTCGAAGGCTGGTGGATCCCGAAATTCCTTGCCGACAAACATCCGGACATCAAGACCGTGCAGGATGCACTCAAGCATCCCGACCTGTTCCCAGCCCCGGAAGATCCGTCCAAGGGCGCCGTCACCAACTGCCCGTCGGGCTGGAACTGCCAGGTATCGACCGCCAATCTCTACAAGGCGCTCGGCGCCAAGGACAAGGGCTTCGACCTGATCGATACCGGGTCTGCCGCCGGCCTCGACGGATCGATCGCCAGCGCCTTCGAGAAGAAGACCGGCTGGCTCGGTTATTACTGGGCACCGACGGCCATTCTCGGCAAATACGAGATGGTGAAGCTCTCCTTCGACGTGCCGCATGACAAGGCAGACTGGGATGCCTGCACCGCCGTTCCGGATTGCCCCAACCCGAAGGTCAATTCCTACCCGACTTCGCAGGCCTTTACCGTCGTGACCAAGCAGTTCGCCGACAAGGCGGGTGTCGCCATGGATTACGTCAAGGCCCGCAAGTGGACCAATGCGACGGTCAACAGCATCCTCGCCTGGCAGACCGACAACCAGGGCACCAATGCCGATGCCGCCAAGCACTTCCTGGAAACCATGCCGGAAGTCTGGACCAAGTGGGTAGCGCCGGACGTTGCCGAAAAGGTCAAGGCATCGCTCTGA
- a CDS encoding beta-ketoacyl-ACP synthase translates to MKSDNDVVITGIGIVTCRGVGKEAHVAFLSQAVAGEPTVDAERFKPYPVHTMPEIDWSSQIAKRGDQRQMENWQRLGVFAAGLALDDAGLKEDAEACASMDMIVAAGGGERDIKVDSLIVDEALKRNDRDIVLNEKLTTELRPTLFLAQLSNLMAGNISIVHKVTGSSRTFMGEEAAGISAVETAFHRIKAGQSSHSLVGGAFIAERADILLLVEGIHAHATGQWHPLWSRSSENGGGMIMGTVGAFLVLESRARAEARGAHIYAVVDAVEGDRGTRGEGKLEKRLSRLSALGKTVKGDDTVVFSGASGIVDLAGREKTVLEKEFAGSPIRGFGGATGHAMEAQFPLGLALAALTLDGASLVPVFDKDHEAAMSKPAKHAVVTTVGYTRGEGLAVLSADA, encoded by the coding sequence ATGAAGTCTGACAATGATGTTGTGATCACCGGTATTGGCATCGTCACCTGCCGCGGTGTCGGCAAGGAAGCGCATGTCGCATTCCTGTCGCAGGCGGTGGCGGGCGAGCCGACGGTCGATGCCGAGCGTTTCAAGCCCTATCCGGTACACACGATGCCGGAAATCGACTGGTCCAGCCAGATCGCCAAGCGCGGCGACCAGCGGCAGATGGAGAACTGGCAGCGCCTCGGCGTCTTCGCCGCGGGCCTCGCGCTCGATGATGCCGGCCTCAAGGAAGACGCGGAAGCCTGCGCCTCGATGGACATGATCGTCGCCGCCGGTGGTGGCGAGCGCGACATCAAGGTCGATTCGCTGATCGTCGACGAGGCGCTGAAGCGCAACGATCGCGATATCGTGCTGAACGAGAAGCTGACGACAGAATTGCGGCCGACGCTTTTCCTCGCCCAGTTGTCGAACCTGATGGCCGGCAACATCTCGATCGTCCACAAGGTCACCGGCTCGTCCCGCACCTTCATGGGTGAAGAGGCCGCCGGCATTTCCGCCGTCGAGACCGCCTTCCACCGTATCAAGGCCGGCCAGTCGTCTCACAGCCTCGTCGGCGGCGCCTTCATTGCAGAGCGCGCCGACATCCTGCTGCTGGTCGAGGGCATTCATGCTCACGCCACGGGACAATGGCATCCGCTGTGGTCGCGCTCGTCCGAAAACGGTGGCGGCATGATCATGGGCACGGTCGGTGCGTTCCTGGTGCTGGAATCGCGCGCCCGTGCCGAAGCGCGCGGCGCCCATATCTACGCTGTTGTCGATGCCGTCGAAGGCGATCGCGGCACGCGCGGCGAGGGCAAGCTGGAAAAGCGGCTTTCGCGCCTCTCCGCTCTTGGCAAGACCGTCAAGGGTGACGACACCGTCGTATTCTCCGGCGCAAGCGGCATTGTCGATCTTGCCGGCCGCGAAAAGACCGTTCTTGAGAAGGAATTTGCCGGTTCGCCGATCCGTGGTTTCGGCGGCGCCACCGGCCACGCAATGGAAGCCCAGTTCCCGCTCGGTCTCGCACTTGCCGCCCTGACGCTGGACGGTGCAAGCCTTGTTCCGGTCTTCGACAAGGATCATGAGGCTGCCATGTCGAAGCCGGCAAAGCATGCCGTGGTGACGACGGTCGGTTACACGCGCGGCGAGGGCCTTGCCGTGCTCTCGGCCGACGCCTGA
- the hemN gene encoding oxygen-independent coproporphyrinogen III oxidase gives MSERLLAKYSGAVPRYTSYPTAPHFHTGVNCDIYSQWLSEIDSRGSLSLYLHIPYCDRLCWFCACHTKQTLRYEPITAYLVSLRREIEAVGAVVPAGAKVTAIHFGGGSPTMLRPEDMIDLMACLRASFNIADDAEISVEMDPNDLDDARYDALAEIGLTRASLGVQDFDPVVQKAINRIQTFEQTRSVVDAVRARGVRSVNCDVLYGLPHQTLEGVERTLSDILSLSPDRVALFGYAHVPWMKKHQTMIPESALPDVAERFRQSSFAARMLIEAGYEAVGIDHFARPSDSLAVAARSGTLRRNFQGYTTDTADALIGLGASSISQLPQGYVQNMPATGEYQRMVEAGGLAAVRGKELSEDDCMRAYVIERLMCDFGFDFMPLLSRFPDVAHELIAEARAFARGNPDDICRVGNAAFRITPEGRPFTRTIAAAFDRYLQRGQARHSVAV, from the coding sequence ATGAGCGAAAGATTGCTTGCGAAATATTCCGGTGCTGTGCCACGTTACACTAGCTATCCGACTGCGCCGCATTTTCACACTGGTGTAAATTGCGACATCTATTCGCAGTGGTTGTCGGAAATCGATTCTCGCGGCAGCCTGTCACTCTATCTTCACATTCCCTATTGCGACCGGCTCTGTTGGTTCTGCGCCTGCCATACCAAGCAGACATTGCGCTATGAACCGATCACCGCCTATCTCGTCTCGCTCCGCCGCGAAATCGAAGCCGTTGGTGCTGTGGTGCCGGCCGGCGCGAAGGTTACCGCCATCCATTTCGGCGGCGGCTCGCCCACCATGCTGAGACCGGAGGACATGATCGACCTGATGGCCTGTCTGAGGGCATCGTTCAATATCGCGGACGATGCCGAAATCAGCGTCGAGATGGACCCCAATGATCTCGACGATGCGCGTTATGACGCACTTGCCGAAATCGGCCTGACACGCGCCAGCCTCGGCGTGCAGGATTTCGATCCGGTCGTGCAGAAGGCGATCAACCGTATCCAGACCTTCGAGCAGACCAGATCCGTGGTCGACGCGGTGAGGGCGCGCGGCGTCCGTTCGGTCAATTGCGACGTGCTTTACGGCCTGCCGCACCAGACACTGGAAGGCGTCGAGCGCACCCTGTCGGATATCCTGTCGCTGTCGCCCGATCGCGTCGCGCTGTTCGGCTATGCCCATGTACCGTGGATGAAGAAGCATCAGACGATGATCCCGGAAAGCGCCTTGCCGGATGTCGCCGAGCGCTTTCGCCAGAGCAGTTTTGCAGCCCGTATGCTGATCGAGGCCGGTTATGAGGCAGTCGGCATAGACCACTTTGCCCGGCCGTCCGATAGCCTTGCCGTCGCCGCCCGTTCCGGCACGCTGCGTCGGAATTTCCAGGGCTATACGACCGACACCGCCGATGCCCTGATCGGCCTCGGCGCCTCGTCGATCAGCCAGCTGCCACAGGGCTATGTGCAGAACATGCCGGCTACCGGCGAGTACCAGCGCATGGTCGAGGCGGGCGGTCTTGCTGCGGTCCGGGGAAAGGAACTCTCCGAGGACGATTGCATGCGCGCCTATGTCATCGAACGGCTGATGTGCGACTTCGGCTTCGATTTCATGCCGCTCCTGTCGCGTTTCCCTGACGTCGCCCACGAACTGATCGCGGAAGCGCGTGCCTTCGCCCGCGGCAACCCGGACGACATTTGCCGCGTCGGCAATGCCGCTTTCCGCATAACACCGGAAGGCCGTCCTTTCACCCGCACCATTGCCGCGGCATTCGACCGGTATCTGCAGCGTGGACAGGCCCGGCATTCCGTCGCCGTTTAG
- a CDS encoding zinc-binding dehydrogenase, producing the protein MRALQLIDDRKLEAVDIPEPEAPGPGEVTLRVKAVALNHIDVWGWRGMAFAKRKMPLTIGAEASGVVEAIGPGVSNVLPGQLVSIYGARTCGLCKPCREKRDNLCEHVSGVHGFHLDGFAQEKANIPARQLVPAPPGIDAVAAALAPVTFGTVEHMLFDNAKLQPGETILVHAGGSGIGTAAIQLAKKIGCTVITTVGSDDKIEKAKALGADHVINYRKDRFEGVVRKLTKKKGVDVVFEHVGKDTWAGSMLCMKRGGRLVTCGSTSGVSTDMNLMMLFQQQLKLLGSFGCRMENMADAMQKMAQGIVHPVIDTEVTFDEIDKALERMESRQIFGKIVLKMD; encoded by the coding sequence ATGCGCGCGCTGCAACTGATCGATGACCGCAAGCTCGAAGCCGTCGATATTCCCGAGCCGGAGGCACCCGGCCCCGGCGAGGTGACGTTGCGCGTCAAGGCCGTCGCCCTCAACCACATCGACGTATGGGGCTGGCGCGGCATGGCATTCGCCAAGCGCAAGATGCCCCTGACGATCGGCGCCGAAGCCTCGGGCGTCGTCGAGGCGATCGGCCCCGGCGTGTCGAACGTGCTTCCTGGCCAGCTCGTGTCGATCTACGGCGCACGCACCTGTGGTCTCTGCAAGCCATGCCGCGAAAAGCGCGATAATCTCTGCGAACACGTATCCGGCGTGCACGGCTTCCATCTCGATGGCTTTGCCCAGGAAAAGGCCAATATTCCCGCCCGCCAGCTGGTTCCCGCACCTCCTGGCATCGATGCAGTGGCCGCAGCTCTGGCTCCCGTCACATTCGGCACAGTCGAGCACATGCTGTTCGACAATGCCAAGCTTCAGCCGGGTGAAACCATCCTCGTCCATGCCGGCGGTTCCGGAATCGGCACGGCGGCCATTCAGCTGGCCAAGAAGATCGGCTGCACCGTCATCACCACGGTCGGTTCCGATGACAAGATCGAGAAGGCCAAGGCGCTCGGTGCCGATCACGTCATCAACTACCGCAAGGACCGCTTCGAAGGTGTCGTGCGCAAGCTGACCAAGAAGAAGGGCGTCGACGTCGTCTTCGAACATGTCGGCAAGGATACCTGGGCGGGCTCCATGCTCTGCATGAAGCGCGGCGGGCGCCTCGTCACCTGCGGCTCGACTTCGGGCGTGTCCACCGACATGAACCTGATGATGCTGTTCCAGCAGCAACTGAAACTGCTCGGCTCCTTCGGTTGCCGCATGGAAAACATGGCGGACGCCATGCAGAAGATGGCGCAGGGCATCGTCCACCCGGTGATCGACACCGAAGTCACCTTCGACGAGATCGACAAGGCGCTGGAACGCATGGAAAGCCGCCAGATCTTCGGCAAGATCGTCCTGAAGATGGACTGA